A region of Fibrobacter succinogenes subsp. succinogenes S85 DNA encodes the following proteins:
- a CDS encoding prepilin peptidase produces the protein MQEIPLWYWLIVFFGLGACVGSFYNVIVYRMPRGISLINPPSHCPLCKKRIPIRYNLPIVGWLWLRGKSACCKQPISVIYPIGESLCGLLGALALYAAAGFGTDFSRPVLSPEVWADAAAMFWLLLGAYPVCAVDCKYKLIPDSISVGGIVAGLLISLVPGGVTPLQSLIGAVVAGGGLYLLGWIATKVLKKDAMGFGDVKLLAGYGALMDVTGAVETLLVAALLGIVVMVPYGMLAAKKAAKNKNSEEAGQIPFGPFLAIAAPVIYLWGSALLDAYFKYVLN, from the coding sequence ATGCAAGAAATTCCACTTTGGTACTGGTTAATCGTATTTTTTGGCCTCGGCGCCTGCGTCGGGAGTTTCTATAACGTCATTGTTTACCGTATGCCGCGCGGAATTTCCTTGATTAATCCGCCTTCGCACTGCCCGCTTTGCAAAAAGAGGATCCCTATTCGCTACAATTTGCCTATTGTGGGGTGGCTTTGGCTGCGTGGCAAGAGTGCTTGCTGCAAACAGCCTATTAGCGTGATTTACCCGATTGGCGAGAGCCTTTGCGGTTTGCTTGGCGCACTTGCGCTTTATGCGGCTGCGGGCTTCGGGACGGATTTTTCTCGACCGGTCTTGTCGCCTGAGGTTTGGGCGGATGCTGCTGCGATGTTCTGGCTTTTGCTTGGCGCTTACCCCGTTTGTGCCGTTGATTGCAAGTACAAGCTGATTCCCGATTCTATCTCGGTTGGCGGGATTGTTGCTGGTCTTTTGATTTCACTCGTGCCGGGTGGCGTGACGCCTCTCCAGAGCTTGATTGGTGCCGTTGTTGCGGGCGGCGGGCTTTATCTGCTCGGCTGGATTGCCACTAAGGTGCTCAAGAAAGACGCAATGGGTTTTGGCGATGTCAAGCTCTTGGCGGGCTATGGAGCGCTTATGGATGTGACTGGCGCTGTAGAAACTCTCTTGGTTGCAGCCCTGCTTGGCATTGTGGTGATGGTTCCGTACGGGATGCTTGCCGCAAAAAAAGCGGCCAAAAACAAGAATAGCGAGGAAGCCGGGCAAATTCCTTTCGGACCGTTCCTCGCCATTGCAGCCCCAGTTATTTACCTCTGGGGCTCAGCACTCTTGGACGCTTATTTTAAGTACGTTTTAAATTAA
- a CDS encoding aldo/keto reductase codes for MVLDEFYKLNNGQRIPKIALGTWQTPNDVAATAVATAIDAGYRHIDTAIAYENEAGVGAGLKAALKSTGIHRESIFITTKIPAEVKNYADTVRCIQESMDRLDACHIDMMLIHAPRPWAEMGVPNGNHYYRENVDVWNALEEAYEAGKIRAIGVSNFEIDDLNNLLAGGRVVPAANQVRVHIGHVPTDLIDFCEQAGILVEAYSPNATGRLLKVPEVCAMAEKYHVSVPQLASRFVLQLGLLPLPKSVHEERIRQNAKLDFEINSNDMAALLELDGL; via the coding sequence ATGGTACTCGACGAATTTTACAAGTTGAATAATGGGCAGCGAATCCCGAAAATTGCTTTGGGTACATGGCAAACCCCAAATGACGTGGCGGCAACCGCTGTTGCGACCGCTATTGATGCGGGCTATCGCCATATTGATACCGCAATCGCTTACGAAAATGAGGCGGGAGTCGGTGCTGGGCTCAAGGCGGCGCTAAAATCGACTGGAATTCACCGTGAAAGCATTTTTATCACGACGAAAATCCCTGCCGAAGTCAAGAATTATGCTGATACGGTACGCTGTATCCAGGAATCGATGGATCGCTTGGATGCATGCCATATCGACATGATGCTCATTCATGCTCCGCGTCCGTGGGCCGAAATGGGCGTCCCTAACGGAAACCATTATTACCGTGAAAATGTGGATGTCTGGAATGCGCTAGAAGAAGCTTACGAAGCGGGTAAAATCCGTGCGATTGGCGTCTCGAACTTTGAAATTGACGACTTGAACAATTTGCTGGCGGGTGGACGCGTGGTGCCGGCGGCGAATCAGGTTCGCGTTCACATTGGGCATGTGCCGACGGATTTGATTGACTTCTGCGAACAGGCGGGAATCTTGGTGGAAGCGTATTCGCCCAATGCGACGGGTCGCCTCTTGAAAGTGCCGGAAGTCTGTGCAATGGCGGAAAAGTACCACGTTTCGGTGCCGCAACTTGCAAGTCGCTTTGTGTTGCAACTTGGGCTTTTGCCGCTTCCGAAATCCGTGCATGAAGAACGCATCCGTCAGAACGCTAAGCTTGATTTCGAAATCAATTCGAACGATATGGCCGCTTTGCTAGAACTTGACGGATTGTAA
- a CDS encoding aldolase catalytic domain-containing protein yields the protein MYYETIKVLDCTIRDGGLVNKHDFSLEFVRRLYTLLTAAGVDYMEMGYKNSPELFDPKEYGPWKFCDDDLLWKVKDGIDSKMKMAVMADVGRVNMDAVKPASESPYQMFRVASYVKNIDKGISMVNAFHDMGYETTLNIMAVSRDRGPELDEALHQVNEECKADVLYLVDSFGAFYQEDIDKELARYKGIVKNKKFGFHGHNNQQLAFSNTIQAIINHVDYLDGSVSGMGRGAGNCTTELLLGFLKNPKYDLRPVLDAIQELFLPLQSKYEWGYIIPQMITGMLNRHPQDAIAVRKTEEKDMYRKFYEHMIND from the coding sequence ATGTACTACGAAACCATTAAAGTTCTCGACTGCACGATCCGCGATGGCGGTCTCGTCAACAAGCACGATTTTTCTCTTGAATTCGTGCGTAGATTGTACACCCTTCTCACCGCAGCCGGCGTAGACTACATGGAAATGGGTTACAAGAACTCCCCAGAACTCTTCGACCCGAAGGAATACGGTCCGTGGAAGTTCTGCGATGACGATCTCCTCTGGAAAGTCAAGGACGGCATCGATTCCAAGATGAAGATGGCCGTGATGGCTGACGTGGGCCGCGTCAACATGGATGCCGTGAAGCCCGCTTCCGAAAGCCCGTACCAGATGTTCCGCGTGGCAAGCTACGTCAAGAACATCGACAAGGGCATCAGCATGGTGAACGCCTTCCACGACATGGGCTATGAAACGACGCTCAACATCATGGCCGTGAGCCGCGACCGCGGTCCGGAACTTGACGAAGCCCTCCACCAGGTCAACGAAGAATGCAAGGCCGACGTGCTTTACCTCGTCGACAGCTTCGGCGCCTTCTACCAGGAAGACATCGATAAGGAACTTGCCCGCTACAAAGGCATCGTGAAGAACAAGAAGTTCGGCTTCCACGGTCACAACAACCAGCAGCTCGCCTTCTCCAACACGATCCAGGCCATCATCAACCACGTCGACTACCTCGACGGCTCCGTGTCCGGCATGGGCCGCGGCGCAGGCAACTGCACCACGGAACTCCTCCTCGGCTTCCTCAAGAATCCGAAGTACGACCTCCGCCCGGTTCTCGACGCCATTCAGGAACTCTTCTTGCCGTTGCAGAGCAAGTACGAATGGGGTTACATCATCCCGCAGATGATCACGGGTATGCTCAACCGTCATCCGCAAGACGCTATTGCCGTCCGCAAGACCGAAGAAAAGGACATGTATCGTAAATTCTACGAACACATGATTAACGACTAA
- a CDS encoding efflux RND transporter periplasmic adaptor subunit, which produces MKKLLKIIIVIAVLAGVALGVKSIFFDGNTTSQVGALISSKVVTDTIKTTISATGSLEPVDQVEVGTQVSGDIAKINVDFNSKVKKGQVIAELDKSKLQSTLKQATISYKSAENDLNYKQSTYDRIKKLAASKSASAVELEQAEYNLNAAKLSLEQRKNEVAQARLNLSYATIKSPIDGVVLKRAVDVGQTVAASMSTPTLFVIAKDLSQMKVMADVDEADIGQVKQGQRVTFTVDAFQNDTFHGTVQEVRLNPTTTSNVVTYTVVITAENPEQKLLPGMTATCTIVTQEITDAITIPVKALKFTPAAGTPMMDPKDMPRPERPKTAEAGDNFPPPPPGMGPGGAPSTGAKKKHKKPKLEGDHVWININGKAAPRRVKIGLSDGVNVQILKGLSVGDSVVTSQETVSAKGSSEPNAKSPFMPQRPGKKKK; this is translated from the coding sequence ATGAAAAAACTCTTGAAAATCATCATCGTCATCGCCGTTTTGGCAGGGGTTGCCCTCGGCGTCAAGTCTATATTCTTTGACGGGAACACCACAAGCCAGGTTGGCGCCCTCATCAGCTCCAAGGTCGTCACGGATACCATCAAGACTACAATCTCGGCAACGGGTTCGTTAGAGCCGGTGGACCAGGTGGAAGTCGGTACGCAGGTTTCTGGCGACATCGCCAAGATCAACGTTGATTTCAATTCCAAGGTCAAGAAGGGACAAGTCATTGCCGAACTCGACAAGTCTAAGTTACAGTCGACCTTGAAGCAGGCGACCATCTCTTACAAGAGTGCCGAAAACGACCTGAATTACAAACAAAGCACGTACGACCGCATCAAGAAGCTCGCCGCAAGCAAGAGCGCAAGTGCAGTCGAACTGGAGCAGGCTGAATACAACTTAAATGCAGCCAAGCTCTCTTTGGAACAGCGCAAGAACGAAGTCGCCCAGGCTCGATTGAACTTGAGCTACGCGACCATCAAGAGCCCGATTGACGGCGTTGTGCTGAAACGCGCAGTGGATGTCGGTCAGACCGTTGCAGCCTCCATGAGCACGCCGACGTTGTTCGTGATTGCAAAAGATTTGAGCCAGATGAAAGTCATGGCCGATGTAGACGAAGCAGACATCGGACAAGTTAAACAAGGTCAGCGAGTGACGTTTACTGTTGACGCATTCCAGAACGATACATTCCACGGCACCGTGCAAGAAGTCCGCCTAAACCCGACGACCACAAGCAACGTGGTAACTTACACCGTCGTGATTACCGCCGAGAACCCGGAACAGAAGCTCTTGCCGGGCATGACCGCCACCTGCACGATTGTCACTCAAGAAATTACGGACGCTATTACGATTCCGGTCAAGGCGCTCAAGTTTACGCCTGCCGCTGGAACTCCGATGATGGATCCGAAGGATATGCCACGCCCAGAACGTCCGAAGACTGCCGAAGCTGGCGACAACTTCCCGCCCCCGCCTCCTGGCATGGGACCGGGCGGTGCTCCAAGCACAGGCGCCAAGAAAAAGCACAAGAAGCCCAAGCTTGAAGGCGACCACGTGTGGATTAACATCAACGGCAAGGCCGCTCCGCGTCGCGTGAAGATAGGTCTTAGCGATGGCGTGAACGTCCAGATTCTCAAGGGTCTGAGCGTCGGCGATTCCGTGGTCACAAGTCAAGAAACGGTTTCAGCAAAGGGTTCAAGCGAACCAAACGCCAAAAGCCCCTTCATGCCGCAGAGACCCGGAAAAAAGAAAAAATAG
- a CDS encoding cation diffusion facilitator family transporter encodes MTRVRKKDDSSEVRKVTWVGLGWNAALSVAKFVVGVVGNSQALVADAIHSASDFVTDVAVIVGSHFWNSPPDAEHPYGHRRFETLITIGIGLAVAAVGIGIGYKAVLALLAGEASHPETSVAVMALASIIVKEILFRYTRNAGRKIRSQVLEANAWHHRSDSFSSIPVLVAVVFAILLPQLWFADSVGALVVAFFVIHSAIEIAAPGLRQLVDRGANPDVLGKLRSVALSHPKVISLHGLRSRYVGSDLHVDVHIVVDDQMTLKDAHDVAEEVEQLLIDSNENVVDALVHIDPYNANRAAQGEIKTIEK; translated from the coding sequence ATGACTCGTGTACGCAAAAAAGACGATAGTTCAGAAGTCCGCAAAGTGACTTGGGTGGGGCTAGGCTGGAACGCCGCGCTTTCTGTTGCCAAGTTTGTTGTTGGCGTGGTGGGGAACTCCCAGGCGCTCGTTGCGGATGCTATCCACAGTGCGTCTGATTTTGTGACTGATGTCGCCGTGATTGTCGGCAGTCATTTTTGGAACTCGCCACCGGATGCCGAGCACCCTTACGGACACCGCCGATTTGAAACGCTTATTACGATTGGCATTGGCCTTGCCGTTGCTGCCGTGGGTATTGGCATTGGGTATAAGGCGGTCCTTGCGCTTTTGGCGGGTGAGGCATCGCACCCGGAAACGTCCGTTGCCGTGATGGCGCTTGCCTCCATTATCGTAAAGGAAATTCTATTCCGCTATACGCGAAATGCGGGGCGAAAAATCCGCAGTCAGGTGCTCGAAGCGAACGCTTGGCACCACCGTAGCGACTCTTTTAGCTCAATTCCTGTGCTTGTGGCGGTCGTTTTTGCCATTTTGCTCCCGCAGCTTTGGTTTGCGGATTCTGTCGGTGCGCTTGTCGTTGCGTTTTTCGTGATTCATTCAGCGATTGAAATTGCGGCTCCGGGGCTTAGGCAGCTTGTAGACCGTGGCGCAAACCCCGATGTCCTGGGCAAGTTACGGAGTGTGGCGCTTTCGCACCCGAAGGTCATCAGTTTGCATGGGCTCCGTTCCCGCTACGTCGGGAGTGACCTGCATGTGGACGTGCATATCGTGGTCGATGACCAGATGACGCTGAAAGATGCTCATGATGTTGCCGAAGAGGTCGAACAGTTGCTCATCGATTCGAACGAAAACGTTGTCGATGCGCTCGTGCACATTGACCCCTACAACGCCAATCGCGCCGCCCAGGGCGAAATCAAGACTATAGAGAAATAG
- a CDS encoding fibro-slime domain-containing protein: MKLTKAITASFIALGASSTWAETVRELHVFLPDNTMWKTSTPLIYEDGKAHELTPDLDHCGWFTRRYVDENLPHNAIIKMEGDDDLKYGIGINGEAGYLNGEAAEPIDLDGLFQLYSSEPVFQNKLYFVADERQAASLPAELYGWYTEMPNIHGNCTFGIATMIYDTDASLHPAFSCYAAGGEGCQAVSGTAAQGVDAATAIKAIYDCIGVTTGLVEDTLDKTTKKPKLSAAGKKCFIDEKYFNQLFNYTEGVNETSCFDIPFTRTLKGWDFNSDEFVVPGLKTAVTGGFFPVEASTDDVIKHANASQKPLPAARTKRNAEGPIFYGTKLRALDPTEQIPLINTICNGPGWDKGHDCNGMFADAAETETFIKSINSTIDCVFGWSCPEQAPTNWPIYTEGTETPGGIGINGVSRWTSNVGGNGNGGRNHHFCSETHAQFKYKKGARFSISGNDDIWVFIDNKLAVDIGGNHLSAPGYVDVDKFLPNAKQDSIYDIDIFTCNRRAPSSDLRISTNMLYMDQNAGISLESKQNMEEWRRTGNNEYKVCYTENHNGSCVPQVTVCDTADFPTKPKISFLFTTDATGNDPTKTLISEEEFAANPIQLDSIFNVSNPTRPIVNEKRLTESLAPGMYYLIIKIGDEQAAISFVAKSEASIAERRVALSSTSAFSVMKSGAQEITITTEKPSLAKRFAVMDMNGQVLSVGKLNSIDTRVKVPTAGSYIVKVGNNTKRVNVR, translated from the coding sequence ATGAAACTGACTAAAGCCATAACCGCATCTTTTATAGCGTTGGGAGCGTCAAGCACATGGGCTGAAACAGTCCGCGAGTTGCACGTATTCTTGCCCGACAATACCATGTGGAAAACATCCACCCCATTAATCTACGAAGACGGCAAAGCACACGAATTAACTCCAGATTTAGATCATTGTGGCTGGTTCACTAGACGTTACGTTGACGAAAATCTTCCACACAATGCTATTATAAAAATGGAAGGTGACGACGATTTAAAATACGGAATCGGCATCAATGGCGAAGCCGGATACTTAAACGGTGAAGCCGCCGAGCCCATAGATTTAGATGGTCTTTTTCAGCTTTACTCATCAGAACCCGTTTTTCAGAACAAACTTTACTTTGTCGCTGACGAAAGACAAGCCGCCTCACTCCCAGCAGAATTATACGGTTGGTACACAGAAATGCCTAATATCCACGGCAATTGCACATTCGGCATCGCCACAATGATTTACGATACAGATGCCAGTTTACACCCCGCATTCTCCTGCTACGCCGCAGGCGGTGAAGGCTGTCAAGCCGTGTCAGGAACTGCAGCACAAGGCGTAGATGCAGCGACCGCAATCAAAGCCATCTACGACTGCATAGGCGTCACGACAGGCCTTGTAGAAGACACTTTGGACAAAACAACAAAGAAGCCAAAGCTTTCTGCAGCAGGCAAAAAATGCTTTATCGACGAAAAGTATTTCAACCAGTTGTTCAATTACACCGAAGGCGTGAATGAAACGTCCTGTTTCGACATTCCATTCACTCGCACACTCAAAGGTTGGGATTTCAACTCGGATGAATTCGTTGTTCCTGGGCTCAAAACTGCTGTAACGGGAGGGTTTTTCCCTGTAGAAGCCTCGACTGACGACGTTATCAAACATGCGAACGCAAGCCAAAAACCGCTCCCGGCAGCACGCACCAAGCGTAACGCCGAAGGTCCTATATTCTACGGCACCAAGCTTCGCGCACTGGATCCGACCGAACAAATTCCATTAATCAATACAATCTGTAACGGCCCAGGCTGGGACAAGGGCCACGACTGCAACGGAATGTTCGCCGATGCCGCCGAAACCGAGACTTTCATCAAGAGCATCAATTCCACGATCGATTGCGTATTCGGCTGGAGCTGCCCTGAGCAGGCCCCCACCAATTGGCCAATTTACACAGAAGGTACAGAAACCCCAGGCGGTATAGGCATTAATGGCGTTTCGCGTTGGACATCTAACGTCGGGGGCAACGGAAACGGCGGACGTAACCACCACTTCTGTTCCGAAACACACGCCCAGTTCAAATACAAGAAGGGTGCAAGGTTCAGCATCAGCGGTAACGACGATATCTGGGTATTCATTGATAACAAGTTAGCAGTCGATATTGGTGGCAACCACCTTTCTGCACCGGGCTATGTTGATGTAGACAAGTTCTTGCCAAACGCAAAGCAAGACAGCATCTACGACATTGACATTTTCACTTGCAATCGTCGCGCACCGTCTAGTGACCTCCGAATCAGTACAAATATGCTGTACATGGATCAAAATGCTGGAATTTCTTTGGAAAGCAAACAAAATATGGAAGAATGGCGCAGGACCGGAAATAACGAATACAAAGTTTGCTACACAGAAAACCATAACGGCTCTTGCGTACCCCAAGTTACGGTATGCGATACCGCAGACTTCCCCACAAAGCCTAAAATTTCATTCTTGTTCACCACGGATGCAACCGGCAATGATCCCACTAAGACACTCATTAGCGAAGAAGAATTTGCCGCAAACCCAATCCAACTCGACAGTATATTCAACGTCAGCAACCCAACACGTCCCATTGTCAACGAAAAGCGATTGACAGAAAGCCTCGCACCAGGTATGTATTACCTCATTATCAAGATTGGCGATGAGCAGGCTGCAATTTCATTCGTAGCCAAATCCGAAGCATCCATCGCCGAACGCAGAGTTGCACTAAGCAGCACAAGCGCATTCAGCGTGATGAAATCTGGCGCACAGGAAATCACGATTACCACAGAAAAGCCGAGCCTCGCAAAGCGCTTTGCAGTTATGGATATGAACGGTCAGGTGCTCTCTGTAGGCAAGCTGAACAGCATTGACACCCGCGTGAAAGTCCCGACCGCAGGTTCGTACATTGTGAAAGTTGGGAACAATACTAAACGCGTGAACGTTAGGTAG
- a CDS encoding SLC13 family permease, with protein sequence MTKAKLIKLIIASVLAIAALFVPYEALGFVGDHALNPLEIRVIAIFVMAALFWILQPFPIWSTSMFVIVLMILTLSNSALIPFRVEGVEPLKFKDIMATFANPIIMLFLGGFFLASAACKYNMDKNLARVLLKPFGKDPKWVLLGLMIITAVFSMFMSNTATAAMMLAILGPVLKLFDENDRGKAAFALAIPLGANIGGMGTPIGTPPNAIALGALQSSGFNISFGQWMEFGVPYVIVMMILAWFLLLKLYPIKMKEMNLDIEGAEGFDKSPRAIIVYITFAVCVILWVTGSKVHGLNDNVIAMIPMAVFALTGVINKKDLNEMSWDVLWLVAGGFALGLGLQQTGLAKDLINAIPFNTWSPVVLMVGCGFICLFMANFMSHTSTASLLVPIFIVVAVSCKENLAPLGGVTSLMVAVAFASSLGMCLPISTPPNALAHATGYTDTRGMAITGIVMGIGGLVLSWIMMFGLSKVNFFEDPAEATAPAAAVAAPAPAAPVYAKPAEVAAPAETIAEPAADSAAVAIPADSAAKVVVDSTAK encoded by the coding sequence ATGACAAAAGCAAAACTCATCAAACTCATTATTGCATCGGTGCTCGCCATCGCTGCCCTCTTCGTCCCGTACGAAGCCCTCGGCTTCGTTGGTGACCACGCGTTGAACCCTCTCGAAATTCGCGTCATCGCAATCTTTGTGATGGCTGCCCTTTTCTGGATTCTCCAACCGTTCCCGATCTGGTCCACCTCCATGTTCGTTATCGTGTTGATGATCCTTACGCTTTCGAACTCGGCTCTTATCCCGTTCCGCGTGGAAGGTGTTGAACCGCTCAAGTTCAAGGACATCATGGCAACATTTGCCAACCCGATCATCATGCTCTTCTTGGGTGGCTTCTTCCTTGCTTCTGCCGCTTGCAAGTACAACATGGACAAGAACCTTGCTCGCGTGCTCCTCAAGCCGTTTGGTAAGGATCCGAAGTGGGTGCTCCTTGGCCTCATGATTATTACTGCAGTGTTCTCCATGTTCATGAGCAACACCGCTACTGCTGCTATGATGCTCGCCATCCTCGGCCCGGTGCTCAAGCTCTTTGATGAAAATGACCGCGGTAAAGCTGCTTTTGCTCTCGCCATCCCGCTCGGTGCTAACATCGGTGGTATGGGTACACCGATCGGTACGCCTCCTAACGCCATCGCTCTTGGTGCTCTCCAGTCCAGCGGCTTCAACATCTCCTTTGGCCAGTGGATGGAATTCGGTGTTCCGTATGTGATTGTTATGATGATTCTTGCTTGGTTCTTGCTCCTCAAGCTCTATCCGATCAAGATGAAGGAAATGAACCTCGATATCGAAGGTGCCGAAGGTTTTGACAAGAGCCCGCGCGCTATTATCGTTTACATTACCTTTGCTGTGTGCGTGATTTTGTGGGTGACGGGTAGCAAGGTTCACGGTCTTAACGACAACGTGATTGCTATGATTCCGATGGCTGTGTTTGCTTTGACGGGCGTGATTAATAAGAAGGACCTCAACGAAATGAGCTGGGACGTTCTCTGGCTCGTGGCTGGTGGCTTTGCTCTCGGTCTCGGTTTGCAGCAGACCGGTCTTGCCAAGGACCTCATCAACGCTATTCCGTTCAACACCTGGTCTCCGGTCGTCCTCATGGTCGGTTGCGGCTTCATCTGCCTCTTCATGGCAAACTTCATGAGCCACACCTCTACCGCAAGCTTGCTCGTCCCGATCTTCATCGTCGTGGCTGTGAGCTGCAAGGAAAACCTCGCTCCGCTCGGTGGCGTGACCTCCTTGATGGTCGCTGTCGCTTTCGCAAGCTCTCTCGGTATGTGCCTCCCGATTTCTACGCCGCCTAACGCACTTGCCCATGCAACGGGTTACACGGATACACGTGGCATGGCTATCACGGGTATCGTGATGGGTATTGGTGGTCTCGTTCTCTCCTGGATCATGATGTTCGGCCTTTCCAAGGTGAACTTCTTCGAAGATCCGGCTGAAGCTACTGCTCCGGCTGCCGCTGTTGCCGCCCCGGCACCTGCCGCACCTGTTTATGCAAAGCCTGCCGAAGTTGCTGCTCCGGCTGAAACGATCGCTGAACCGGCTGCTGATAGCGCTGCTGTTGCCATTCCGGCTGACTCTGCCGCTAAGGTTGTGGTTGATTCTACCGCTAAGTAA
- a CDS encoding DUF6941 family protein — protein sequence MNIEIAAICDAATANDVGGRMNILGAFDRIFAKFPLVIPQCSAAFRLRYQRAEAGTHQLSLSIEDVVGHPIVPPMQSEIELQPVAQGFDTAAVNMILNMQRLQFVRPDKYIVRLVADNEELAALPLYVLEDPRLAQQNQQPPQTDGVDGRA from the coding sequence ATGAATATTGAAATTGCCGCAATCTGTGACGCCGCCACCGCTAACGATGTGGGCGGCCGCATGAACATCCTTGGTGCTTTTGACCGCATTTTCGCAAAGTTTCCACTTGTGATTCCGCAGTGTTCCGCAGCATTCCGTTTACGCTACCAGCGCGCCGAAGCAGGCACGCACCAGTTGAGCCTTTCTATCGAAGACGTTGTTGGACACCCGATTGTTCCGCCGATGCAGTCTGAAATTGAACTCCAGCCGGTTGCACAGGGCTTTGATACTGCCGCTGTCAACATGATTTTGAACATGCAGCGTTTGCAGTTCGTGCGCCCGGACAAGTACATTGTGCGCCTCGTTGCAGACAACGAAGAACTTGCAGCACTCCCGCTTTACGTACTCGAAGACCCGCGCTTGGCACAGCAGAATCAGCAACCGCCGCAGACTGACGGCGTTGACGGTCGAGCTTAG